TTTTAGTTTATAATGAATTTAGATTATGTGATATGACTAAACTTCCATATGAGGATGAGTATTTTGATGGAATTATATGCTATCAAGTGATACAGCATGGAAAAATTGCTGATATAAAAAAATCGTATTTGTTTAGCTGCTCAATTTAAATTAGTGTTCATTCTCCTTAAATCTTGAATTTTTTTCATCACCTCATACTGTTTTGTCCATCCCGACCGAAAGCTTGATATATATTAATATATATTACAATTGTAATGAAACGCATTGAAATAAATACCGGCAATCTTCTCCTAACAGATGGAGTAATAGGTTTCTTTCAAAAAACTGTCACCAAATTTGGCACAGGAGCAAAGATTGATTGTCCAAAAGAATATCTTAACAAAACAGTTTATGTGGTGGTGTGTGAAGACTGAATACTGCTGATTACATCAAGGCACTCGAAGAAAGCATCATTGAAATAACCGCTGAAAGAGACGGGGCTCTCGAAAAGATTCATGAACT
The DNA window shown above is from ANME-2 cluster archaeon and carries:
- a CDS encoding DUF2080 family transposase-associated protein — its product is MKRIEINTGNLLLTDGVIGFFQKTVTKFGTGAKIDCPKEYLNKTVYVVVCED